From the Cryptosporangium phraense genome, the window GGCATTTTCGCCATCGTCGGCACGTCGACCGGAGTAGGAAAGACCGTCGTCACCGCGGCCGTCGCGGCCTTGGCGCAAGCACGCGGCCAGCGGGTGGCCGTCGTGAAGCCGGCTCAAATCGGCCTCCGGCCCGGCGAACCCGGTGACCTGGCCACGATCGAACGGCTCGTGCCCGGCGTCGCCACCTATGAATACGCCCGCTATCCCGACGTGCTCTCGCCCGAGGCCGCGGCCCGGTACGCGGGCGACCGGCCGCTGCGGCTCACCACGGTCGCCAAGAGCCTCGCCGCCCTCGATACCGAGTTCGACCTCGTGCTGGTCGAGGGCACCGGAGGCGTGCTGACCCGCTTCGGGCCCGACGGGTGGACGATGGCCGAGCTCGCGTGGTCGATGCAGGCTCCGGCCGTCGTCGTCACGGCGGCCGGGCGGGGCACGCTCAACCACACCGCGCTCACCCTCGAGGCTCTCCGGGCCCGCGGGATTCCGCTCGCCGGGCTGATGATCGGTCGCTGGCCCGACGAGCCCGACCTCACCGCCCGCTCCAACCTCGCCGACCTCGAGGCCCTGTCGGGCCGCCCCCTCGACGGCGCCCTCCCGGAGAACGCGGCCGGCCCGATCAAGTCTCCCGGCTTCCCCGACGCCGGCGCCAGCCTCGCCCGCCTGCTCGAGATGGCCGGCCGTCGCCGAGAGCGTTCAGCCCCCTTCGAGGCCACCGCCCGGGCCGGCCTCTCCCCCGCGTTCGGCGGAACCTTCGACGGATCCACGTTCCGTGACGACAACACGCCCGAGCCGGCCGGAACCTGCGCCGGCTGAGCCAGAAAAAGCGCTGATGACGGTGTTCTTGGCTACATTGTGGCGGTCAGTCCCCCAGTGAGCCGATGAGATCGCTACCACGGCTCTGGTAGACAAGCGGTGTGACAACGTCGTCCCATCCGCCGCCCGTCGGCGTGATCACCATCCGTAAGGCCCTGCCGGCCGAGTTCGCGGAGATCGGTGCCCTCACGTACAACGCTTATGCGAGCGACGGCCTGCTGGCCAATGATTCCGGTTACGCCGACGAGCTCCGCGACGCCGAGCACCGCGCGAACCACTGCGACCTCCTGGTCGCCGCCGACGAACGAGGCCGCCTCCTCGGCACCGTGACGTTCTGCCTCCCGGGCTCCCCGTACGCCGAGCTCTCCTCCGAGGGCCAGGCCGAGTTCCGGATGCTGGCGGTCGCACCCGAGCACCGAGGCCGCGGTGTCGGCGCCCGCCTCGTCCGCGAGTGCCTCGACCTGGCGACGAAGCACCACGCGACCAGCATCGTGCTCTCGACCAAGAAGCAGATGCACACCGCGCAGCGCCTCTACGAGCGCTTCGGCTTCCACCGCACCGAGCAGCTCGACTGGTCCCCGACGCCCGACGTCGAACTC encodes:
- the bioD gene encoding dethiobiotin synthase, translated to MGIFAIVGTSTGVGKTVVTAAVAALAQARGQRVAVVKPAQIGLRPGEPGDLATIERLVPGVATYEYARYPDVLSPEAAARYAGDRPLRLTTVAKSLAALDTEFDLVLVEGTGGVLTRFGPDGWTMAELAWSMQAPAVVVTAAGRGTLNHTALTLEALRARGIPLAGLMIGRWPDEPDLTARSNLADLEALSGRPLDGALPENAAGPIKSPGFPDAGASLARLLEMAGRRRERSAPFEATARAGLSPAFGGTFDGSTFRDDNTPEPAGTCAG
- a CDS encoding GNAT family N-acetyltransferase, producing the protein MTTSSHPPPVGVITIRKALPAEFAEIGALTYNAYASDGLLANDSGYADELRDAEHRANHCDLLVAADERGRLLGTVTFCLPGSPYAELSSEGQAEFRMLAVAPEHRGRGVGARLVRECLDLATKHHATSIVLSTKKQMHTAQRLYERFGFHRTEQLDWSPTPDVELLAYAKPL